The DNA region TTCTGAATAAAAGCTTTGGCTTCAGTATTCCCAAGTTTTGTTTTAGTTTGCCCCTCAAACTGTGGCTCACGCAGTTTAATGGAAACTATTGCCGTTAAGCCTTCGCGCACATCTTCACCTGAAAGGTTCGAATCTTTCTCTTTCAAGATATTCCAGTCGCGGGCAAATTTATTAACTAGCGAAGTTAATGCCGCACGGAATCCTTCTTCGTGCGTGCCACCTTCAATTGTGTTAATCGTGTTAGCAAATGTGTAAACCGATTCGGTGTAACCATTACTCCACTGCATCGCGATTTCAGCACTAAGGCCGCGATCATCATCTTCGGTAGCAAACTCTATGACTTCATGATGGATTGGCGCTTTTGTGGTATTTAGATGTCGAACAAAGTCTGCGATGCCGCCTTCATAAAAATAAGTTATGGTTCGGTTTCCACGCTCAATTACTTCTTCGCCTTTTTCGTCGGTGCCTAGAAAGGTAGCCACTCGTTCGTCAGTTAGCGTTAAAGTAAGCCCGCGATTTAAAAATGCCATCTCTTGGAAACGTCGAGCTAAAGTATCAAAGTCATAGTGGGTTGTCTCAAAAATGTCGGCATCTGCCCAAAATGTAACAGTTGTTCCGGTTTGATCGGTTTTACCGCCTTTGGCTAAGTCGGCGCGCGGTACGCCATGGTCATAAGACTGCGTCCAAATTGCACCCTCGCGCTTTACTTCTACATCGACATGCGTTGATAGCGCGTTCACTACCGAGACACCTACGCCGTGCAAGCCGCCCGAAACTGCGTACCCGCCGCCGCCAAATTTTCCTCCTGCGTGCAAAACCGTAAGCACAACTTCAACAGCCGGTTTTCCTTCTGATGGAACAATGTCCACAGGAATTCCTCGGCCGTTATCCCGCACCCGCACTGCGCCATCAGCCAAAATCGTCACGTCTATGTGAGTGCAATGTCCTGCTAATGCTTCATCAACTGAGTTATCGACTACCTCGTAAACCAAGTGATGGAGTCCTCGTTCACCGGTAGAACCGATGTACATTCCAGGGCGTTTACGAACAGCATCCAGGCCTTCTAAGACCTGGATGGCACTGGCGTCATAAGACACTAGTTAGCCTTCCAGTTAGTGGGATAAAACCCCCGATATTCAGCAGAAAATAGGGCCACTGGATGTCGGGTTTGAGTACCTTAATCCTATCGGTTTTCTGGTCAATTTTTGTTGAAAAAACTACCCATATGTGTCACGTGGACCGCGACCCGAAACGCTGCGCAAGCCATGCTTCCAAGACGGCGCTGTCGGACCTAAAACTTTGATCTCAGTGATTGTTCCGCTACCAAATTCTGCATCAATCTTTTCTTCGATTGTTGAAAGCATCAGTCGAATTTGAGTCGCCCAAGCAGTTGATTCTGCGCGTAGGACTAGCACTCCTGAGCTCCCACTTGAAGCTAAATCTAAAGTTTCAATTTGAACATGATTAGCAATGTCATCCCCAACAAGTGCTGGCCATAGTGTTTTCACTTTTCCAGCGACGATGTTTAGATCCCAGCCTCTAGTCACAATCAGGTGGTCGATCAACATCGCTAATGTTGCTGGGTCGCGCACATCTGGACCGGGGCCACTTCGTTGGTCGGCTGCTACTCGGTTCGTTGTGTTGCTTGAACGCGGTTGAATGCCTCGGCGAAGTCGAGCTCGACTAAGAACTGATTTAAGAAACTCTTGCTGGCTACTGGTCAGCATGAGTCAACTCATCTGGTAGCCAATAATTAGTGGATTTAAGTTCATCTGGGATGTCTTTGGTGTCTGCAACAGTGATTAGAGTTTGTTCAACAGCAGAAATTACCGAAATTAATCTTGATCGGCGACGGGCATCTAACTCAGCGAAGACATCGTCGAGAATTAAAATCGGATCAGACTCAAATTCTCTAAGCACTGCAAATGTTGCTAGCCGAAGGGCAATCGCCACTGACCAAGATTGGCCATGTGACGCAAAATTGCGAACCGGTGCACTGTTTAATTCAAGTAACAAATCGTCTCGATGTGGTCCTGACAATGTTTGGCCGCGAGATATTTCTTCTTTAATTCTAGATTCTAGGGCTGTTTGAAGTTGGTTTGATATCTCCGTTAAGTCCCTGGCATTTTTGGTCAGCCAGCTCGCTTGATAGCTTGCTTGAATGGGTTCGGTCGCGCCACTTATTACATTTCCAAATTCAGTTAAGTGCGGAACTAATTTTTCTATTGCGTTGAGACGATTAAAGACAAGCTCTGCGCCAAATTTGATTAGTTGCTCATCCCAAGCACTAAGTGTTGCTTTTGCGGTTTCGCCTAATGGCCGACCGGCAGCCGACTTAAGTAGGCTGTTTCGCTGTTTTAACGCTTTTTCATAATCATGTTTTACTTCAACAAGCCTCGGGGTCTGCAAAATTAGGAACTCGTCAAGGAAATTTCTTCGCGAAGCTGGCTCATTTTTTACTAGATTTAAATCTTCGGGTGAAAAAATTACGGTTTGAATTATCCCTGCAACATCTTTTGGTTTTCGTGTTTGCGAGCCGTTAACTTCAAAGGTGTTTGGCTTCTCACGGTTAATTGTGACGGTAACTTTTGCTTGTCGGTTTTGTTTTTGTGCACAGAGTTCTATGAAGGCGCTATCGCAGTTATGTTTAATTAGTGGACCATCTTGATTCACTCGATGGCTTTGCAGTGTCGAAGTGTAATGAATTGCTTCGATCACATTTGTTTTTCCAAGGCCATTTCGGCCGATGATTGCCGTGCTTCCTGGTGTTAGTTCTAAGCGAAATAACTCGTGGTTTCGAAAATTAACCAGTCCGATTGAATTTATTCTCATTAGTCGAGTCGGCGAGGCAGTAACAAATATTTATGTGCATCTTTGGCCGGGCCATTTATTTCAGATAATCCGGTTAGGAGTGCTGGTTTCATTGGTTCCTTCAATTCAATTTGTGTGAACGGCTCATTGATTGAAGTTAGACCTTCGATTAAAAAGTGTGGGTAGAAACCAAGAGTAAGTGGCTCCCCAACTAGAGAGCTTTCAAGATACTCACGGGCCTCTGATCTTTCACCAACTCCACCAGCCCCGAATACACAAGTTTCTCCATCGGAAAAACTCAAGGCGATTGGCGAATTGTTGTCTAGTACGAGCGAGACACGCTTCACGGTTTCAATAAGTTTTGCCGTGTCTATCTGAACTGTCGAGGTTGTTTCGAATTCCAATAACGATTTATAGGTGGGGAAAGATGTGGCTATAGTTCGGCTAATTGTTTGTCGGTAACCGGCGGTGATTCCGATTAAGCCCTCGTTTCCCTGGGAAAACGAGAGTGTTATTTCTTCGGTTCCTGAAATAGATTTTGCTACATCAACGATATATTTTGCTGGCACTAATGCTGTAGTAGAAATTTTGGTTGATATTGGTGACCAGTTTAATTTTGCAACAGCTAGTCGGTTACCATCTGTGGCTGCGAGCTCCATGTTGTCGCCTTCGATGATGAAGTTTATTCCTGTTAGATGTTGTCTAAAGTCATCCCGAGCTGCCGCAACACCAATTTGTGAAATAAGTGTGGTGAATTCTTTTGAGTTTACAGTTCCTGAGGGTTCTGGAATTTCTAGTGCTGGTGGATATTCTGCGGTTGGCATGGTTTGTAAAGTAAATGATGATCTACCACTTGTGATTTCCACCCTGGTTCCTGTTGCAACAAAGTCAATAGGTGCGGCAGGTAGCGCTCGCATGATGTCAGATAGGAGCCGACCAGAAATTAGCACCTCGCCTGGTTCATAAACATTTGCATTAATTACCTCTTGATTGCGTACATCCAAATCTGAACCTGAAATAGTTAATTTGTTATCTGAAGCAACAATGTGAATTCCGCGCAAAATTGGTTGCGTCGGCCGTTGAGGGATTACCCGCCCCACCCAAACAGCAGCTTCGGCGATTAAATCTCGATCGACTTGAAACTTCACAATAAATTCCTTAAAAGATCAATATGTTTTGGTACTTAGTACTTTAGTGAGCCTCAATGTTGGCACACACACCAGACAAGTATCAATAAAACACAAAATTACAAGACAGATTTTGTTATCTACAGGTCAGTTGGTTGTCGGTCAGCAGATATATATCTTTTTCGTAGTTGTAGTAGCACCCGTGGAAAGTGTGGAAAAACGACATTTACTCAATAACCAAAAGTATTTTTAAGCGGTATAACCTTGTGGATAACCAACAGGCTTATCCACATTAACTCTAAAGCCAGAAGGTTATCCACAGTTATCCACAGGATTTTGTGGACGTCCCAAAGGTTGTTAGCAGGTTTCCTACAGAACGAAAACAACCAAAATTTAACACTAGCTTTTATCCACAAAGTTATCCACAATGTGCATATATGCAACTTCTGGTTCTTTATTGACATAATGTGCAAAATTACACATTTAACAATATTTACCTAAATCTAGCGCGGCTGAGCCTTAATCCGAGCTGTTAAGTCACTTACTTGGTTGTAGAGGCTGCGGCGTTCGGCAATAAGCTGGCGAACCTTACGATCTGCGTGCATAACTGTCGTGTGGTCGCGGCCACCAAACTGTTGACCAATTTTTGGCAGTGATAAATCAGTAAGTTCACGGCACAAATACATAGCGATCTGGCGCGCGGTAACCAGTGTTCGTGACCGGCTAGCGCCAGTTAAATCCTCTAGTGTCACACCAAAATAATTTGCCGTCTGAGCCATAATTGAACTCGCTGAAATTTCTGGTCCACTTACATCGGTAATTAAATCTTTTAAAACAATCTCTGCCAGATTTAAATCAACTGGTGCCCGGTTCAAGCTAGCAAATGCAGTTACTCGAATAAGTGCGCCTTCAAGTTCTCGAATGTTTGTTGACATTTTTGAAGCAATAAATTCCAAAACATCTTGAGGGGCACTCAATCTTTCTTGAGCGCATTTTTTCCGAAGGATCGCAATACGAGTTTCTAAGTCCGGTGGCTGTACATCAGTTGGTAACGCACTAGCAAACCTAGAAACCATCCGATCCTCAAAACCCTGAAGTTGTTTTGGTGGCAAGTCCGATGTAACCACAATTTGCTTATTGGCATTAATCAATGTATTCCAAGTGTGAAAAAACTCTTCCTGCGTCTGGACTTTTCCACTCAAAAACTGAATGTCATCAACAAGCAAAACATCAATATCACGGTACTTACGCTGAAATTCTTTTGCCCGGTCATCGCGGATTGAGTTAATGAACTGGTTGGTGAACTCTTCACTACTTACGTATCGAACTTTTGATCCGGCATAAAGTGTTCGCGTGTAATGCCCAATTGCGTGTAGTAAATGCGTCTTGCCAAGACCAGACTCACCATAAATGAATAGTGGGTTATAAGCCTTACCTGGAGCTTCGGCGACGGCGCGAGCAGCAGCATGAGCAAATCGGTTTGAGGCACCCGGCACGAAAGTGTCAAAAGTATATTTCGGATTTAGTCGACTTCCTTCTTCATCGGTACGTGGTGCGGGTGCGGGTCCGCGTGAAGCTTGTGGCGGCAAAGCTGGATTTGGATCCGAAGTAAGTTCAGCGGTCTCAATGTCAGCATATGTTGAGTCAGCCAAATCGTCAGTTGCATCATCGTCTAGTTCCGGTGCAATTGATTCATCTACGGTTACCGCTAGTCGCACTTCACGACCCAAAGTTGCAGAAAGTGCATCACACACAATTGGACTTAATCGACTCTCTAAGACATCTTTTGTAAATTCATTAGGTGCTGCGATCAACGCTGTGTCACCGACTAAGCCAAGGGGGCGAGTTAAGGTGACAAATGCCCGTTGCTGGGCGGTCAACGCACCTTTAGAAAGTGACTCGAGTGTTTGAGCCCAAATATCAGTTAAATCAACACTTTCCATAGATTTCCCCTCACAATATCCACAGGCTAGAAGTAGCAGACTACGACCTGTGGATAAATTTGACAAGCGGCTGTGCAAAAAATTTAAATGCTTAGGTTTTAAGTGGCAAACAACCCAGTTTGACCAGCAGAGACAGACCGCGTATCTTTGTGATGTTAATTGACTTCCCGAAAGAGCTGCAGAAATGTCAAAGCGTACCTTCCAGCCGAATAACCGTCGCCGGGCCAAGACTCACGGCTTCCGTGAGCGCATGAGCACCCGCGCTGGCCGTGGCATTCTTTCTGCCCGCCGGGCAAAGGGTCGCGCCCGCATTTCAGCGTAAACTGCAATGCTTCCTGCCGCCCTGCGGCTTGGCAAATCGCCTAAAATCGCCGAAACTTTAAAATCGGGTCGCCGTTATGCCAGTAAATATTTCGTTCTTCACGTAGTTAGAACCGAAGATCAATGTGCCACCTTTGCTTTTGCCGTCAGTCGAAAAGTTGGAAATTCTGTTGTTAGGCATCGAATAACTCGGCAATTACGCCAAATTGTTACGCAAAACCTGGAAAAAGTACCCGCTGGTAGTCGAATTGTGGTGCGCGCCTTACCGGAAGTGGTAGATGCACAATTTACAGATTTGAATCGGGCGTTCACTGAGACAATTAGCAAAGTTCACTAATAGGTTTATTTCAATGATCAAAGCACTATGGCAAACCACGTTTGGGCGAGTTTTCAAATTCGTAGTTATCTTGCCAATCCGCGGTTATCAGAAATTTATTAGCCCTATGTTTGGTCCCACTTGCCGTTACTATCCTTCGTGTTCCACTTACGCCATACAGGCGGTTACTACACACGGAGCAATCAAAGGTATTCTGTTAGCCGCGGGGAGATTACTTCGGTGCCATCCCTGGGCGGCCGGTGGTGTTGACCCAGTTCCAGAAAAAGGAACTTGGAGAAGCTCAAAAGTAATTGAAATTTCAACTAATAATGATAGGCAGGTAAGTCAAGGATGAATCCGATTAATTGGCTGGAAACCATAGTCGCGAGTATTTTGACGTTCTTCCATCGCATCCTGTCAATAATCTTCTTGCCATCAAGCGGATGGGCTTGGGGCTTATCCATAGTTGGCCTAGTGGTTTTAATTCGAATCTTGCTAATTCCACTTTTCGTTAAGCAAATCAAGAGTCAGCGCAACATGCAGCTAATTCAGCCAAAAGTCAAAGAGATTCAGAAAAAGTATGCCGGCGACCGGGAGCGAACTTCCCAGGAACTAATGAAGCTCTACAAGGAAACTGGCACCAATCCACTTTCAAGTTGCTTGCCGATTTTGGCTCAAGCACCAATTTTCTTTGCCCTGTTCCAAGTTTTGCAGGGGATCGCACAATCCCATCCAAAAGGCGGAATGTCCAGTGAATTAGTGGACTCGGCACATAATGCAACCATCTTCGGCGCTCCGCTTTATGCGACCTTTACTCATCGAGGTACTACTGCGAGCCCAGCTGCGACAGCTTGGGTCACCGTCATTTTAATCATCTTGATGACTGCCACTACCTTTCTAACCCAGCGTCAATTAATTGTTAAGAACTCAGCCCCAGATAACCCAATGGTGCAGCAGCAGAAAATTTTGCTCTATGTTTTCCCATTTATTTTTGCCATCTCAGGCATCAACTTTCCGGTTGGTGTGCTGCTTTACTGGCTGACAACAAACATCTGGACGATGGGCCAGCAGTTCTATGTCATTCGTAATAGTCCGCAACCGGGAACTCCCGCTGAAGCGGCACTCAAAGCACGAAAAGATGCCAAGGCTGCTAAAAAATCGGGACCAATCACCGACTCTGAAAGCTCGCCCACCCCGGATACAGAATCAAAGACTCAACGCAACCAACCAACCCGAAAGTCTCGCAAGAAGAAAAACTAGGTTTCACGTGAAACGGTCAACCTCCGTTTCTCATAGAAAGGGACAACATGTCTGAAAAATCTGAATTACTAGAACAAGAGGGCGATATCGCCGCCGATTATCTGGAAGGCATCTTGGATATCGCCGATCTTGATGGCGACATCGACATGGATGTACAAAACGGTCGAGCGATGGTCAGTATTGTTGGCGCTGAATTAACTCAGCTAGTGGGCGATAAAGGTAAAGTTCTAGACGCACTTCAGGAGCTCACCCGCCTTGCAGTGACTCGAGAAACTGGTGAGCGTTCTAGATTAATGCTCGACATCTCAGGCCATCGAGAGAAAGTACGAGCTGAGTTAACGATTCTCGGCCAAGAGACCGCTGCCAAAGTCTTAGAATCAGGCGAGCCAATTAAGTTGCGTGTAATGACGTCTTTTGAACGCAAAATTGTCCATGATGCGGTTGCCGAGGCTGGCGCGAAGAGCGTTTCCGAGGGCGAAACCCCTAATCGCCGAATTGTCGTTCACCCTGCCTAGTTGCCTAGCTAATCCACGAAAGCAAAATGGACTAGTTTTTCAAAGTGGTGGTTGTTTCACGTGAAACATCAAAATCTTCTAGATCAGTACCCTGCCGTAGCACAGCAACTTAGTTCATATGCCCATTGGCTAGAAACCGAAGGCGTGATTCGCGGTTTAATTGGACCTCGCGAAGTGGACCGGATTTGGGATAGACATTTAGCCAATTGCGCTGCAGTTGCTGAGCTTATTCCTGCTAGGGCAAAAGTAATCGACATTGGTAGCGGTGCTGGTTTGCCAGGATTAGTGCTGGCAATAATTCGCCCAGATTGTGCGGTGACTTTAGTTGAGCCACTTCTACGCCGAAGTGAATTTCTGCAGGAAGTAGCTTCGGATCTCGGTTTAGCGAATGTTGCCGTTTTGCGAGCTAGAGCAGAGCAGGTTACCGAGCAGGCTCAAGTTGTCACAGCTCGTGCGGTAGCTCCATTAGCAAAGTTGTTAGGCCTAGCTATGCCGTTAGTTGCGCCAGGCGGAGAGTTACTTGCGATGAAAGGCAGTAATGCTGCCGGTGAAATCGAGCAGGCAGCTGAAGAACTTAAGGGGTTGTACGCGCAAATTTGCCAGGCGGGGCAAGGTTTAGTGTACCCGCCTACTACGGTAGTTCGAGTAGTTCGCAACTAAATATTCGTTCGTAACCAAGCAAATAAATTTACCTGGGTGGCACCGTCAGGCGTGTCTGCTAAATACAATATGCTTACCGCAGAAGGTGGGGCCAAAACATGGATTTCAGCCAAGAAGATACGCCATTGGCAGCAGCAGCGGCTGCTGCCGTCTATGTGCGCACTGGTCTAAAGGGCAGTTTTCCAAAGCCAAAGCACCCTAGGGTTTTAACAGTCGCAAACCAAAAAGGTGGAGTGGGAAAAACGACATCAGCAGTAAATCTCGCTGCTTCAATGGCCCTAGGTGGATTAAACGTTTTGGTAATAGATCTTGATCCACAGGGAAATGCATCGACCGCACTAGCGGTGGACCATCAAGAAGAGGCCGTAGGAACATATGACGTGCTTGTGGATGGGGAGCCAATAACTCAATGCATGTCGCCTGCTCCTGGCTATGAAAGCCTTTGGTGTTTACCGGCCTCGTTAGATCTTGCCGGTGCTGACATCGAGTTAATCACTAGTTTCTCTGAAACTGAACGGCCATTTCTGTTGCGCAAGGCCATCGCTTTACTGCTTGAAACCAATGATTTTGACTACATTTTTGTAGATTGCCCGCCGAGTTTAGGCATGCTCACGATCAATGCTTTAGCTGCCGTATCTGAGGTTTTGATTCCAATTCAGTGTGAATTTTATGCTCTTGAAGGTGTTCAGCAGCTACTCAGAACAATTGAGTTCGCACGGGATCGACTAAACCCAGAGTTAGCAGTAAGCACAATTTTGCTAACCATGTTTAACTCAAGGACTAACCTCTCCTTGCAGGTGGCAGAGGAAGTCCGAAGTTACTTCGGTGAGCTAGTCCTGGCAACCGCCATCCCAAGATCAACCTATGTGGCTGAAGCTCCATCATTTGGTCAAAGCGTACTAACTTACGACCCGGGCTCCACTGGTGCGGTTGCGTATTTGGCGGCCGCCCGGGAAATTGCAGCACGCGGATAGAAAAGGAAAACTAATGGCAAAACGACAAAGTCTTGGGCGAGGTCTTGGCGCGCTGATACCGGATGTTTCACGTGAAACAACTCACTCAGCCACAGCTAAGAAGTCTGATGCGGGCAGCCCAAAGCCAGCAAAAGCGTCTAAATCTGTGACACAAAAAGCTGCAAACTCAAAGGAGACGGAGTTAAGCGGTACAAAAAATGCTGATGCCATGTCAGTAGCTGGCCTTACTTTGGTGGAGCTACCAATCCGAAAGATTGTGCCAAACCCGGCTCAGCCGCGAAAGCATTTTGATGAAGATGCCTTGTCTGAGCTGGTCCACTCAATTGAGGAAATCGGCTTGCTACAACCTATTGTTGTGCGGGCCACGCCTGAAGGCTACGAACTAGTTGCTGGCGAACGTCGCTTACGGGCTAGTAAAAAGGCCGGCTTAAAAACTATTCCGGCTTTGGTGCGAGAGACCGCAGACGACCAAATGCTGCGCGATGCCTTATTGGAGAATCTGCACCGCTCCCAACTAACTCCGTTAGAAGAAGCTGCCGCTTATCAGCAACTGCTAGAGGACTTCGGTTGTACACAAGAAGAGTTGGCTAGCAGATTGGGTCGGTCGCGCCCGCAAATCTCTAACACCTTGCGCTTGATGAATTTGCCACCGACGGTGCAACGCCGGGTAGCAGCAGGGGTTATTTCTGCTGGCCATGCCAGGGCATTGCTTGGTCTCAAAGACGCAGCGGCAATTGAGAAGCTTGCGGCTCGCATTGTGGCAGAGGGACTGTCGGTTCGAACGGTTGAAGAGATAGTTGCCGTTGGCTTAACAGATAGCGAACCTGCCAGCAAGAGACCGCAAAGTAAGGGAACGCTTAGTGCCCCAGGACTTGCTGAACTGAGTCAGCGAATGACAGATCGGTTGGACACCCGCGTCACGGTTATGGTCGGCCAGAAACGAGGAAAAGTGGTAATTGAATTCGCCACCCTTGAAGATCTGCGCCGCATTGTGGAAATCATTGATCCACCAACCCGGGGAATGTTTGGTGAACCTCTACTTTAGGGTTTTGCACAGGTGAACAACCTGTGGAGAAGTAAATAATTGTGACCCACATCACATTTATTTGAGTGCTTAACCTCAGTCACCCTCCCCAAAGCAAAATCTTTGGTGCGCCTGCAGAAAAACCGGTTCAGTTAGCCAATTCGTACGGCAAGAACTCGGCCGATCGAGACTGCTAGCGCACTAGAAATAGCGTCTCGCTGCTGTGCATTACTGAGGATCTCACTATCTCGCACATTCGAGGCATAACCCAAATCAATCTGTACAGCCGGCATCTTGGTCAATCGTAATAAATCCCATGTGCGGGCATGGGTCCGACAATCTTTCAGAGCTGTGCGATTGGCGATCTCTTGTTGCACGGTCTCAGCCAGACGCGCACCCATCGCTGAACGAGAGAGATTGTGGCCAAAAAATGAGGTAGCGATTCCATTTGCTTGAGCATCTGGGCAGACATCGAGATGTAGCGAAACTACTAGATCTACTTTTTGATCATTGGCTAATCGAGCACAGTCCTGCTCATCAGGCCGTGCAGAATTCTGCGCACGGGAAAGGATTACTAAACTCCCAGCCGCAGCGAGCCGGCCTTCGAGTCGAGTAGCGATGTCCCAACAGATTTCGCCTATCGTTAAGTTGCTTCCTGCCAGTGGTGTAGCACTGTCACTAATGTCAAGCAAAATACTCGCGGACTCAATAGTGTGTTGCGCCTCGAGCGCAGCCAAATCTCGCAGATGCTCTTGACTACCCCCGGTAACTGTGCGGGCTAACCGAGCGAAAGCAGCAAATACCGCGGGACCACAAGTGCCATCATCAGACAATCCAACACTTCGCTGAAACTCACGAACTGCGCGGTCCGTTTGTGGACCAAAGACACCATCAAGTCGATCAAGATGAAAACCGAGCTCTTGTAATTTGTGTTGTAAGGTCGCAACATCTTCACCATGAATCATTTTTCCGGGCATGTAGGTAAGAATCCGATCCCCGAGAATCCAATGAGCTTCTTCGAGTCGGCGATAAGTTTGTGGACCAATAATTCCATCAATAGTCAACCCGCGTGATTGCTGAAAAATTCGCACGGCTTCAAGCAGTTGGTCATCAAAGACTTCGGACGGGTGAGTACCCTGATCAGAAAGCAATCCAAGACGCGATAGGCGTTGTCGGATCTCTACTACAACTGGATCGACGTCACCATTTCGCAGTGAAACGGTAATCATTGTGAATTTAGATATGTTCAGCTAACTCAGCAAGCAGAACAGACTTCGGTTTCGCGCCGATAATCTGCTTGACCAGCTGGCCATCTTTGTAAAGATTCAAAGTCGGAATCGAAGTGATTCCACTGTTTGCTGCAATAGCTGGATTCTCATCTACATCTATCTTTGCAATTACCAACTTGTCTGATAGCTCAGCAGCAAGTTCATCAAGAATCGGAGCCACCTGCTTACACGGTCCGCACCAGGTAGCCCAAAAATCAACCAATACCGGCTTGCTATTGGCAAGAACCGTCTCTGCAAATGTGGCATCGGTTACTTGTACTGTTGCACCCATGTTTTTCTCCTTAAGGTGGTCTTCGCTCACTCAAGCATAGAGTGTGACGAGCCGAGTTTAGCCTTTGTGTGCCAAATAACGTTCGGCATCTAGTGCTGCTGCACAGCCTGAACCGGCAGCAGTAATCGCCTGGCGATAAGTGTGGTCAACTAAGTCCCCGGCGGCAAATACGCCCGCTAAATTTGTGGCGGTCGAATTTGGCTTCGTCAAAACATACCCTTGATCATCTAGATCAACTTGCCCTTTAACCAATTCGGAGCGGGGATCGTGACCAATAGCAACAAAGAGCCCAGTAACTGGTAACTCGGATGTTACTCCTGTATTTGTGTCTCGGAGCGTAACTCCAGTCAACTTTCCTTCGCCGTGGATCTCGGCTACTTCACTATTCCAGGCAAATTTAATTTTCGGATCATTATGCGCGCGTTGCGC from Actinomycetota bacterium includes:
- a CDS encoding single-stranded DNA-binding protein — protein: MSEKSELLEQEGDIAADYLEGILDIADLDGDIDMDVQNGRAMVSIVGAELTQLVGDKGKVLDALQELTRLAVTRETGERSRLMLDISGHREKVRAELTILGQETAAKVLESGEPIKLRVMTSFERKIVHDAVAEAGAKSVSEGETPNRRIVVHPA
- a CDS encoding N-acetylmuramoyl-L-alanine amidase → MITVSLRNGDVDPVVVEIRQRLSRLGLLSDQGTHPSEVFDDQLLEAVRIFQQSRGLTIDGIIGPQTYRRLEEAHWILGDRILTYMPGKMIHGEDVATLQHKLQELGFHLDRLDGVFGPQTDRAVREFQRSVGLSDDGTCGPAVFAAFARLARTVTGGSQEHLRDLAALEAQHTIESASILLDISDSATPLAGSNLTIGEICWDIATRLEGRLAAAGSLVILSRAQNSARPDEQDCARLANDQKVDLVVSLHLDVCPDAQANGIATSFFGHNLSRSAMGARLAETVQQEIANRTALKDCRTHARTWDLLRLTKMPAVQIDLGYASNVRDSEILSNAQQRDAISSALAVSIGRVLAVRIG
- a CDS encoding ParB/RepB/Spo0J family partition protein; amino-acid sequence: MAKRQSLGRGLGALIPDVSRETTHSATAKKSDAGSPKPAKASKSVTQKAANSKETELSGTKNADAMSVAGLTLVELPIRKIVPNPAQPRKHFDEDALSELVHSIEEIGLLQPIVVRATPEGYELVAGERRLRASKKAGLKTIPALVRETADDQMLRDALLENLHRSQLTPLEEAAAYQQLLEDFGCTQEELASRLGRSRPQISNTLRLMNLPPTVQRRVAAGVISAGHARALLGLKDAAAIEKLAARIVAEGLSVRTVEEIVAVGLTDSEPASKRPQSKGTLSAPGLAELSQRMTDRLDTRVTVMVGQKRGKVVIEFATLEDLRRIVEIIDPPTRGMFGEPLL
- a CDS encoding ParA family protein gives rise to the protein MDFSQEDTPLAAAAAAAVYVRTGLKGSFPKPKHPRVLTVANQKGGVGKTTSAVNLAASMALGGLNVLVIDLDPQGNASTALAVDHQEEAVGTYDVLVDGEPITQCMSPAPGYESLWCLPASLDLAGADIELITSFSETERPFLLRKAIALLLETNDFDYIFVDCPPSLGMLTINALAAVSEVLIPIQCEFYALEGVQQLLRTIEFARDRLNPELAVSTILLTMFNSRTNLSLQVAEEVRSYFGELVLATAIPRSTYVAEAPSFGQSVLTYDPGSTGAVAYLAAAREIAARG
- the rsmG gene encoding 16S rRNA (guanine(527)-N(7))-methyltransferase RsmG encodes the protein MKHQNLLDQYPAVAQQLSSYAHWLETEGVIRGLIGPREVDRIWDRHLANCAAVAELIPARAKVIDIGSGAGLPGLVLAIIRPDCAVTLVEPLLRRSEFLQEVASDLGLANVAVLRARAEQVTEQAQVVTARAVAPLAKLLGLAMPLVAPGGELLAMKGSNAAGEIEQAAEELKGLYAQICQAGQGLVYPPTTVVRVVRN
- the trxA gene encoding thioredoxin: MGATVQVTDATFAETVLANSKPVLVDFWATWCGPCKQVAPILDELAAELSDKLVIAKIDVDENPAIAANSGITSIPTLNLYKDGQLVKQIIGAKPKSVLLAELAEHI
- the yidC gene encoding membrane protein insertase YidC, producing the protein MNPINWLETIVASILTFFHRILSIIFLPSSGWAWGLSIVGLVVLIRILLIPLFVKQIKSQRNMQLIQPKVKEIQKKYAGDRERTSQELMKLYKETGTNPLSSCLPILAQAPIFFALFQVLQGIAQSHPKGGMSSELVDSAHNATIFGAPLYATFTHRGTTASPAATAWVTVILIILMTATTFLTQRQLIVKNSAPDNPMVQQQKILLYVFPFIFAISGINFPVGVLLYWLTTNIWTMGQQFYVIRNSPQPGTPAEAALKARKDAKAAKKSGPITDSESSPTPDTESKTQRNQPTRKSRKKKN